The following is a genomic window from Helicobacter sp. MIT 21-1697.
TCGTAGCTTCTCTTTAAGGCTTTTGAATGAGCAATGTGCGTGTGGAATATTATATTAATTATGCTACAATAAAAGTGATATTAACAAAACGAGGTGAGAGTGAAAAATTTATTATTTATTTTTGGGACAAGACCAGAAGCGATAAAGTTAGCTCCTGTAATCTTGGAATTTAAAAAATATCCACAAATATATAATATCATTATTTGCAATACAGAACAACAAAAAGAGCTATCTCACAAAGCTTTAAGTTTTTTTGGATTAGAGGCAGATATAAATTTAGGGGTAATGGTAGAAAATCAGAGTTTATCATCATTACAAGCTAGAATTTTAGTAAAGCTAGAAGAAGTTTTTAAAAATCATAAGATTGATGGGGTTTTTATTCAAGGAGATACGATGAGTGTTTTTGCAGGTGCACTCTCTTGTTTTTATCATAAGGCGGATATTTTTCATATTGAAGCAGGATTGCGCTCTTATGATTTGCTTGAGCCTTTCCCAGAAGAAGCGATAAGACAAATGGTAAGCAGAATTACAACATTGCATTTTGCTCCAACGAAAAAATCTGCTAAATCTCTCAAAAAAGAGGGTATAAGTAAAGACAAAATCTATCAAGTAGGGCAAACAGGTATTGACGCACTTTCTCTACTCAATAAAAAAGCATTGCAAAACGCAACAAAATTTTGGAAGTCAAAAAGCGTGGATGTCATCGGGGGGGGGGGGTATAGTATTAATTACTGCTCATAGAAGAGAAAATCACGGGCAGAGACTAGAGCATATTTTAGATTCCATAGAGGCATTATCTTCTAAATTTCCTTCTCATCAGTTTATCTTTCCATTACACCCTAACCCAAATGTAAAACACAGAGTGTGCGAAAGATTATCCACACATCAAAATATCATTCTTACAGAAGCTTTGGATTATCCCCAGCTTGTTTGGCTCTTGCAAAAAGCAAAACTTGTTTTAACCGATAGTGGTGGCATACAAGAGGAAGCACCGACTTTTGGTGTGCCTATTTTAGTCTTGCGCAACAAAAGCGAGAGG
Proteins encoded in this region:
- a CDS encoding UDP-N-acetylglucosamine 2-epimerase, which codes for MKNLLFIFGTRPEAIKLAPVILEFKKYPQIYNIIICNTEQQKELSHKALSFFGLEADINLGVMVENQSLSSLQARILVKLEEVFKNHKIDGVFIQGDTMSVFAGALSCFYHKADIFHIEAGLRSYDLLEPFPEEAIRQMVSRITTLHFAPTKKSAKSLKKEGISKDKIYQVGQTGIDALSLLNKKALQNATKFWKSKSVDVIGGGGYSINYCS
- a CDS encoding UDP-N-acetylglucosamine 2-epimerase, translating into MSSGGGGIVLITAHRRENHGQRLEHILDSIEALSSKFPSHQFIFPLHPNPNVKHRVCERLSTHQNIILTEALDYPQLVWLLQKAKLVLTDSGGIQEEAPTFGVPILVLRNKSERMEGVKKGFAKLVGTKSSVIIKEASNVLSQGYRIEGVNPYGDGRASQKIEKIIRRFLNG